In the genome of Gadus morhua chromosome 14, gadMor3.0, whole genome shotgun sequence, one region contains:
- the gtf2a2 gene encoding transcription initiation factor IIA subunit 2 isoform X1 encodes MAYQLYRNTTLGNSLQESLDELIQTQQITPQLALQVLLQFDKAINTALANRVRNRVNFRGSLNTYRFCDNVWTFVLNDVEFREVTDLVKVDKVKIVACDGKNTGSNAAE; translated from the exons ATGGCGTATCAGCTCTACAGAAACACGACGCTGGGCAACAGTCTCCAGGAGAGCCTGGACGAGCTCATCCAG ACACAGCAAATAACCCCCCAACTAGCACTACAGGTGCTGCTCCAGTTCGATAAAGCCATCAATACAGCACTGGCCAACCGGGTACGGAACAGGGTCAACTTCCGG GGCTCACTAAACACCTACAGATTCTGCGACAACGTGTGGACATTTGTTTTGAACGACGTGGAGTTCAGGGAAGTCACTGACCTGGTCAAGGTGGATAAAGTCAAAATTGTCGCTTGCGATGGAAAGA ACACTGGGTCAAATGCAGCTGAGTGA
- the LOC115558713 gene encoding transient receptor potential cation channel subfamily M member 1 isoform X2, whose amino-acid sequence MYIRVSHDSKPDSLLHLMVKDWQLELPTLLISVHGGLQNFELQPKLKQVFGKGLIKAAVTTGAWIFTGGVSTGVIRHVGDALKDHSSKSRGKVCAIGFAPWGIVENKEDLIGKDVTRPYQTMSNPLSKLSPLNSSHSHFILADNGTCGKYGAEVRLRRQLEKHISLQKINTRLGQGVPLVCLILEGGPNVISIVLESLREEPPVPVVVCDGSGRASDIISFAHKYSEEDGMVSDNVKDQLLVTIQKTFSYNRAQAQQIFLMVMECMKKRSLITVFRMGSEGQHDVEMAILTALLKGTNASAPDQLSLALAWNRVDIARSQIFVYGTHWPPASALPGERPKSPSSAPRGGGGGGGGGKGKARGKKGKGGKTKPEPPEETDPRKLELLNWVNSLEQAMMDALVLDRVDFVKLLIENGVNIHHFLTIPRLEELYNTRLGPAHNLHIVVRDVKKGNLPPDYQITLIDIGLVVEFLMGGAFRCKYTRKCFRTLYTNLYGLKRPKALKLLGMEDDEPRKGKGKKNKKKEVEEDIDLDDPELCRFQFPFHELMVWAVLMHRQKMALFLWQRGEEAMAKALVACKLYKAMAHESSKSEMVDDIFQDLENNSREFGQLAYELLDQSYKHDEQVAMKLLTYELKNWSNSTCLKLAVAAKHRDFIAHTCSQMLLTDMWMGCLRMGKSNGLKVILGIVFPPSILLMDFRLGEEATYNSSKEKEEGKDRDDDNKSNKDGASNSDGMSKKGDEEDHQRKQRRIPTIKKIFEFYSTPFTKFWFTTIAYLVYLMLYNYIILVKMERWPSLQEWIVISYIITLGLEKVRQILMSEPEKLKQKINVWLEEYWNITDLVAISVFLIGLLLRLQSEPYMGYGRVIYCVDIIFWYIRVLDIFGVNKYLGPYVMMIGKMMIDMLYFVVIMLVVLMSFGVARQAILHPDEEPTWRLARNVFYMPYWMIYGEVFADSIDLYAMEINPPCGDNLYDEDGKKLPPCIPGASLTPALMACYLLVANILLVNLLIAVFNNTFFEVKSISNQVWKFQRYQLIMTFHDRPILPPPLIIFPHIYILLQRLCCRCSRRKQEGEQEERERGLQLVLNVEELKSLYEFEEQCVEEYFHEKEDEKQSSNNERIRVTSERVENMFMRLEEVNEREHSMKASLQTVDLRLGQLEEFSSRMMNALEKLAGIDRAELTRTRSRGSSICDPSTLLRQGSIGSADGYSVYRFPMETESTADTAKDRTAQLGPERKGSFKEVPPASIDGGVPAKEYGTTLEVMPLRDRRCSVSNVDITITSCDPEQKPAADELLPKGIPSKEALTNSTDKPGVAFAKAKVDATLSYPLVKSKETHYLPSQTLSSSPSSSRKTMSGIVYNHMDRGEENNWANYFPSAPDVPGLDTTSPSMAQWGAHFEYKGQPSFGFMPTVSLASPPDGESNSETKQENDGSTSKQTAGEQEAMAQENNQNSRAGMEDDDSGHLLVAHDRMYPTLRSKSLNSNPCKTKSKSGQEKPLAASSVKDLVAAFGSQEPPTSPHGK is encoded by the exons ATG TACATCCGGGTGTCGCACGACTCCAAGCCTGACTCCCTGCTCCACCTGATGGTGAAAGACTGGCAGCTGGAGCTGCCCACCCTCCTCATCTCGGTCCACGGAGGCCTGCAGAACTTTGAGCTACAGCCCAAGCTCAAGCAGGTGTTTGGGAAGGGGCTGATCAAAGCTGCTGTCACCACCGGAGCCTGGATCTTCACGGGGGGAGTCAGTACCG GGGTGATCCGGCATGTTGGGGATGCACTGAAAGACCACTCCTCCAAGTCTAGAGGGAAGGTGTGTGCCATCGGCTTTGCTCCATGGGGGATCGTGGAGAATAAGGAAGACCTCATTGGCAAAGAT GTGACCAGGCCGTACCAGACCATGTCCAACCCGCTCAGCAAGCTGTCGCCGCTGAACAGCAGCCACTCCCACTTCATACTGGCCGACAACGGCACCTGCGGCAAGTACGGCGCCGAGGTCCGCCTGCGCCGACAGCTGGAGAAGCACATCTCCCTGCAGAAGATCAACACAC gtttGGGTCAGGGCGTGCCTCTGGTCTGTCTGATTCTGGAGGGCGGGCCCAACGTGATCTCTATCGTTCTGGAGAGCCTGAGGGAGGAGCCACCGGTGCCTGTGGTGGTCTGTGACGGCAGTGGGCGGGCCTCTGACATCATTTCCTTTGCACATAAATACAGCGAAGAGGATGG GATGGTGAGTGATAACGTCAAAGACCAGCTACTGGTCACCATCCAGAAGACCTTCAGCTACAACCGTGCTCAGGCTCAGCAGATTTTCCTCATGGTCATGGAGTGCATGAAGAAGAGATCCCTG ATAACTGTGTTTCGCATGGGTTCGGAAGGGCAACATGATGTTGAAATGGCCATATTGACTGCTCTACTGAAAG GTACCAATGCATCGGCCCCTGACCAGCTCAGTCTGGCCTTGGCCTGGAACAGAGTGGACATCGCACGCAGCCAGATCTTTGTGTACGGAACCCATTGGCCg CCTGCGAGTGCCCTGCCGGGCGAGCGGCCCAAGAGCCCGTCCTCTGCGCCacgaggggggggtggtggaggaggggggggcaaggggaaggCCAGGGGCAAGAAGGGGAAGGGAGGCAAGACCAAGCCGGAGCCCCCTGAGGAGACGGACCCCAGGAAGTTGGAGCTGCTTAACTGG GTGAACTCTCTGGAGCAGGCCATGATGGATGCCCTGGTGTTGGACAGAGTGGACTTTGTCAAGCTGCTGATTGAAAATGGAGTCAATATCCACCACTTCCTCACCATCCCACGACTAGAGGAGCTGTACAACACG AGACTGGGACCAGCTCACAACCTGCACATTGTGGTCAGGGATGTGAAAAAG GGAAACCTCCCACCAGATTACCAGATCACCTTGATTGATATCGGATTGGTTGTAGAGTTTCTGATGGGAGGAGCTTTTCGCTGCAAGTACACCAGGAAGTGCTTCCGGACGCTGTACACCAACCTGTACGGTCTCAAAAGA ccaaaagctcttAAACTCCTAGGAATGGAG GATGACGAGCCACGAAAGGGCAAAGgtaagaagaacaagaagaaagaggtagaggaggacatTGATTTAGACGACCCCGAGTTGTGCCGGTTTCAATTCCCCTTCCACGAGCTCATGGTGTGGGCCGTGCTGATGCACCGCCAGAAGATGGCGCTCTTCCTGTGGCAGCGGGGCGAGGAGGCCATGGCCAAAGCCCTGGTGGCCTGCAAGCTCTACAAGGCCATGGCCCACGAGTCGTCCAAGAGTGAGATGGTGGACGACATCTTTCAGGACCTAGAGAACAACTCCAG GGAGTTTGGCCAGCTGGCCTACGAGCTCCTGGACCAGTCCTACAAGCACGACGAGCAGGTGGCTATGAAGCTGCTGACCTATGAGCTGAAGAACTGGAGTAACTCCACCTGCCTGAAGCTGGCCGTGGCCGCCAAGCACAGGGACTTCATCGCTCACACCTGCAGCCAGATGCTGCTCACCGACATGTGGATGGGCTGCCTGCGGATGGGGAAGAGCAACGGCCTCAAG GTCATATTAGGCATTGTTTTCCCACCATCCATTCTCCTCATGGACTTCAGGCTTGGAGAGGAGGCCACATATAACTCTTCCAAGGAGAAAGAAGAGGGAAAAGATAGAGATGATGATAACAAGTCCAACAAG GATGGAGCCTCTAATTCAGACGGGATGTCTAAGAAGGGTGATGAAGAGGACCATCAGAGGAAACAGAGAAGAATCCCAACCATCAAAaaaatctttgagttctatAGCACCCCTTTCACCAAGTTCTGGTTCACCACG ATTGCCTATCTCGTGTACCTCATGCTGTACAACTACATTATTCTGGTGAAGATGGAACGCTGGCCTTCACTACAGGAGTGGATTGTCATCTCTTACATCATCACTTTGGGGCTAGAGAAAGTCAGACAG ATCCTGATGTCCGAACCAGAGAAGCTGAAGCAGAAGATCAACGTGTGGTTGGAGGAGTACTGGAACATCACCGACCTGGTGGCCATCTCGGTCTTCCTCATCGGCCTGCTGCTCCGGCTGCAGAGCGAGCCCTACATGGGCTACGGCCGGGTCATCTACTGCGTGGACATCATCTTCTGGTACATCCGGGTCCTCGACATCTTTGGGGTCAACAAGTACCTGGGGCCTTACGTCATGATGATCGGCAAGATG ATGATCGACATGCTGTACTTCGTGGTGATCatgctggtggtgctgatgaGCTTCGGCGTGGCGCGGCAGGCCATCCTCCACCCCGACGAGGAGCCCACCTGGAGGCTGGCCAGGAACGTCTTCTACATGCCCTACTGGATGATCTACGGGGAGGTGTTTGCGGACTCGATAGACC TGTACGCTATGGAAATCAACC CTCCATGTGGTGACAACCTGTACGACGAGGACGGAAAGAAGCTTCCTCCCTGTATACCTGGTGCCTCGCTCACCCCCGCCCTCATGGCCTGCTACCTCCTGGTGGCCAACATCCTGCTGGTCAACCTGCTCATCGCCGTCTTTAA CAACACCTTCTTCGAGGTGAAGTCCATCTCCAACCAGGTGTGGAAGTTCCAGCGGTACCAGTTGATCATGACCTTCCACGACCGGCCCATCCTGCCGCCCCCGCTCATCATCTTCCCTCACATCTACATCCTGCTGCAGCGGCTCTGCTGCCGCTGCAGCCGGCGCAAACAGGAAGGGGAGCAGGAAGAGCGGGAACGGGGTCTCC AACTTGTGCTCAACGTCGAAGAGTTGAAGAGCCTGTATGAGTTCGAGGAGCAGTGTGTGGAAGAGTACTTCCACGAGAAGGAGGACGAAAAGCAGTCGTCCAACAACGAGCGCATCAGGGTCACATCCGAGAG GGTGGAGAACATGTTCATGCGGCTGGAGGAGGTGAACGAGAGGGAGCACTCCATGAAGGCCTCCCTGCAAACGGTGGACCTACGGCTGGGCCAGCTGGAGGAGTTCTCCAGCCGCATGATGAACGCCCTGGAGAAGCTGGCGGGCATCGACCGGGCGGAGCTGACACGCACCCGATCCAGAGGCTCCTCCATCTGCGACCCCTCCACCCTGCTGCGTCAGGGCAGCATCGGCAGCGCCGACGGCTACAGCGTCTATCGCTTCCCCATGGAGACGGAGTCGACCGCGGACACGGCTAAAGACCGGACGGCCCAGCTCGGCCCTGAGAGGAAGGGGAGTTTCAAGGAGGTTCCGCCGGCGTCGATAGACGGAGGCGTCCCCGCTAAAGAGTACGGCACTACACTGGAGGTGATGCCCTTAAGGGATAGAAGGTGCTCTGTTTCAAACGTTGACATCACGATTACCTCTTGTGACCCGGAGCAGAAGCCTGCTGCAGATGAGCTGCTGCCAAAGGGAATCCCCAGCAAGGAGGCATTGACCAATTCAACAGATAAACCTGGTGTTGCTTTTGCAAAGGCAAAAGTGGATGCAACCCTTTCTTACCCCCTAGTGAAGTCAAAAGAAACGCATTATTTGCCATCGCAAACTCTTAGCAGCTCACCATCTTCCAGCCGGAAGACAATGAGTGGGATCGTGTACAACCACAtggacagaggagaagagaataaCTGGGCTAATTACTTTCCATCGGCTCCCGATGTGCCAGGTTTGGACACTACATCACCAAGCATGGCTCAATGGGGAGCCCACTTTGAGTACAAAGGTCAGCCCTCCTTTGGTTTCATGCCCACGGTTTCATTGGCAAGTCCTCCTGATGGTGAATCCAACTCAGAGACCAAGCAGGAAAATGACGGAAGTACATCAAAGCAAACCGCTGGGGAACAAGAAGCCATGGCGCAAGAGAACAATCAGAATAGTCGGGCAGGGATGGAGGATGATGATTCAGGGCATTTGCTCGTGGCTCATGATAGGATGTATCCAACGCTCAGGTCCAAGAGCCTGAATAGCAATCCTTGCAAAACTAAGAGTAAGAGTGGCCAGGAAAAGCCCCTTGCAGCGAGCAGTGTCAAAGACCTGGTGGCTGCTTTTGGAAGCCAAGAGCCACCCACATCACCCCATGGCAAATGA
- the LOC115558713 gene encoding transient receptor potential cation channel subfamily M member 1 isoform X1 translates to MEGRGLGGMKKSGSTKRSSIKRSASSSSQKIQRAWIERTFQKRECIQIIPSKDATRCSCGQLVTQHVALPPGAPAKEEANPLVQVVELPPERWSVAKHTQVSPTDSYGSLEFKGGGHTNKAMYIRVSHDSKPDSLLHLMVKDWQLELPTLLISVHGGLQNFELQPKLKQVFGKGLIKAAVTTGAWIFTGGVSTGVIRHVGDALKDHSSKSRGKVCAIGFAPWGIVENKEDLIGKDVTRPYQTMSNPLSKLSPLNSSHSHFILADNGTCGKYGAEVRLRRQLEKHISLQKINTRLGQGVPLVCLILEGGPNVISIVLESLREEPPVPVVVCDGSGRASDIISFAHKYSEEDGMVSDNVKDQLLVTIQKTFSYNRAQAQQIFLMVMECMKKRSLITVFRMGSEGQHDVEMAILTALLKGTNASAPDQLSLALAWNRVDIARSQIFVYGTHWPPASALPGERPKSPSSAPRGGGGGGGGGKGKARGKKGKGGKTKPEPPEETDPRKLELLNWVNSLEQAMMDALVLDRVDFVKLLIENGVNIHHFLTIPRLEELYNTRLGPAHNLHIVVRDVKKGNLPPDYQITLIDIGLVVEFLMGGAFRCKYTRKCFRTLYTNLYGLKRPKALKLLGMEDDEPRKGKGKKNKKKEVEEDIDLDDPELCRFQFPFHELMVWAVLMHRQKMALFLWQRGEEAMAKALVACKLYKAMAHESSKSEMVDDIFQDLENNSREFGQLAYELLDQSYKHDEQVAMKLLTYELKNWSNSTCLKLAVAAKHRDFIAHTCSQMLLTDMWMGCLRMGKSNGLKVILGIVFPPSILLMDFRLGEEATYNSSKEKEEGKDRDDDNKSNKDGASNSDGMSKKGDEEDHQRKQRRIPTIKKIFEFYSTPFTKFWFTTIAYLVYLMLYNYIILVKMERWPSLQEWIVISYIITLGLEKVRQILMSEPEKLKQKINVWLEEYWNITDLVAISVFLIGLLLRLQSEPYMGYGRVIYCVDIIFWYIRVLDIFGVNKYLGPYVMMIGKMMIDMLYFVVIMLVVLMSFGVARQAILHPDEEPTWRLARNVFYMPYWMIYGEVFADSIDLYAMEINPPCGDNLYDEDGKKLPPCIPGASLTPALMACYLLVANILLVNLLIAVFNNTFFEVKSISNQVWKFQRYQLIMTFHDRPILPPPLIIFPHIYILLQRLCCRCSRRKQEGEQEERERGLQLVLNVEELKSLYEFEEQCVEEYFHEKEDEKQSSNNERIRVTSERVENMFMRLEEVNEREHSMKASLQTVDLRLGQLEEFSSRMMNALEKLAGIDRAELTRTRSRGSSICDPSTLLRQGSIGSADGYSVYRFPMETESTADTAKDRTAQLGPERKGSFKEVPPASIDGGVPAKEYGTTLEVMPLRDRRCSVSNVDITITSCDPEQKPAADELLPKGIPSKEALTNSTDKPGVAFAKAKVDATLSYPLVKSKETHYLPSQTLSSSPSSSRKTMSGIVYNHMDRGEENNWANYFPSAPDVPGLDTTSPSMAQWGAHFEYKGQPSFGFMPTVSLASPPDGESNSETKQENDGSTSKQTAGEQEAMAQENNQNSRAGMEDDDSGHLLVAHDRMYPTLRSKSLNSNPCKTKSKSGQEKPLAASSVKDLVAAFGSQEPPTSPHGK, encoded by the exons ATGGAGGGCAGGGGTCTGGGTGGAATGAAGAAAAGTGGCTCCACCAAGCGCTCTTCCATTAAGCGCAGTGCCTCGTCCAGCTCACAGAAG ATACAGAGAGCATGGATAGAGAGAACATTTCAGAAAAGAGAATGCATCCAAATCATCCCCAGTAAAGATGCGACCAG GTGCAGCTGTGGTCAGCTGGTGACCCAGCATGTGGCCCttccccccggggccccggccaAAGAGGAGGCCAACCCTCTGGtccaggtggtggagctgccgCCCGAGCGCTGGTCTGTGGCCAAACACACGCAGGTCTCCCCCACAGACTCCTACGGCAGCCTCGAGTTCAAGGGCGGTGGTCACACAAACAAGGCCATG TACATCCGGGTGTCGCACGACTCCAAGCCTGACTCCCTGCTCCACCTGATGGTGAAAGACTGGCAGCTGGAGCTGCCCACCCTCCTCATCTCGGTCCACGGAGGCCTGCAGAACTTTGAGCTACAGCCCAAGCTCAAGCAGGTGTTTGGGAAGGGGCTGATCAAAGCTGCTGTCACCACCGGAGCCTGGATCTTCACGGGGGGAGTCAGTACCG GGGTGATCCGGCATGTTGGGGATGCACTGAAAGACCACTCCTCCAAGTCTAGAGGGAAGGTGTGTGCCATCGGCTTTGCTCCATGGGGGATCGTGGAGAATAAGGAAGACCTCATTGGCAAAGAT GTGACCAGGCCGTACCAGACCATGTCCAACCCGCTCAGCAAGCTGTCGCCGCTGAACAGCAGCCACTCCCACTTCATACTGGCCGACAACGGCACCTGCGGCAAGTACGGCGCCGAGGTCCGCCTGCGCCGACAGCTGGAGAAGCACATCTCCCTGCAGAAGATCAACACAC gtttGGGTCAGGGCGTGCCTCTGGTCTGTCTGATTCTGGAGGGCGGGCCCAACGTGATCTCTATCGTTCTGGAGAGCCTGAGGGAGGAGCCACCGGTGCCTGTGGTGGTCTGTGACGGCAGTGGGCGGGCCTCTGACATCATTTCCTTTGCACATAAATACAGCGAAGAGGATGG GATGGTGAGTGATAACGTCAAAGACCAGCTACTGGTCACCATCCAGAAGACCTTCAGCTACAACCGTGCTCAGGCTCAGCAGATTTTCCTCATGGTCATGGAGTGCATGAAGAAGAGATCCCTG ATAACTGTGTTTCGCATGGGTTCGGAAGGGCAACATGATGTTGAAATGGCCATATTGACTGCTCTACTGAAAG GTACCAATGCATCGGCCCCTGACCAGCTCAGTCTGGCCTTGGCCTGGAACAGAGTGGACATCGCACGCAGCCAGATCTTTGTGTACGGAACCCATTGGCCg CCTGCGAGTGCCCTGCCGGGCGAGCGGCCCAAGAGCCCGTCCTCTGCGCCacgaggggggggtggtggaggaggggggggcaaggggaaggCCAGGGGCAAGAAGGGGAAGGGAGGCAAGACCAAGCCGGAGCCCCCTGAGGAGACGGACCCCAGGAAGTTGGAGCTGCTTAACTGG GTGAACTCTCTGGAGCAGGCCATGATGGATGCCCTGGTGTTGGACAGAGTGGACTTTGTCAAGCTGCTGATTGAAAATGGAGTCAATATCCACCACTTCCTCACCATCCCACGACTAGAGGAGCTGTACAACACG AGACTGGGACCAGCTCACAACCTGCACATTGTGGTCAGGGATGTGAAAAAG GGAAACCTCCCACCAGATTACCAGATCACCTTGATTGATATCGGATTGGTTGTAGAGTTTCTGATGGGAGGAGCTTTTCGCTGCAAGTACACCAGGAAGTGCTTCCGGACGCTGTACACCAACCTGTACGGTCTCAAAAGA ccaaaagctcttAAACTCCTAGGAATGGAG GATGACGAGCCACGAAAGGGCAAAGgtaagaagaacaagaagaaagaggtagaggaggacatTGATTTAGACGACCCCGAGTTGTGCCGGTTTCAATTCCCCTTCCACGAGCTCATGGTGTGGGCCGTGCTGATGCACCGCCAGAAGATGGCGCTCTTCCTGTGGCAGCGGGGCGAGGAGGCCATGGCCAAAGCCCTGGTGGCCTGCAAGCTCTACAAGGCCATGGCCCACGAGTCGTCCAAGAGTGAGATGGTGGACGACATCTTTCAGGACCTAGAGAACAACTCCAG GGAGTTTGGCCAGCTGGCCTACGAGCTCCTGGACCAGTCCTACAAGCACGACGAGCAGGTGGCTATGAAGCTGCTGACCTATGAGCTGAAGAACTGGAGTAACTCCACCTGCCTGAAGCTGGCCGTGGCCGCCAAGCACAGGGACTTCATCGCTCACACCTGCAGCCAGATGCTGCTCACCGACATGTGGATGGGCTGCCTGCGGATGGGGAAGAGCAACGGCCTCAAG GTCATATTAGGCATTGTTTTCCCACCATCCATTCTCCTCATGGACTTCAGGCTTGGAGAGGAGGCCACATATAACTCTTCCAAGGAGAAAGAAGAGGGAAAAGATAGAGATGATGATAACAAGTCCAACAAG GATGGAGCCTCTAATTCAGACGGGATGTCTAAGAAGGGTGATGAAGAGGACCATCAGAGGAAACAGAGAAGAATCCCAACCATCAAAaaaatctttgagttctatAGCACCCCTTTCACCAAGTTCTGGTTCACCACG ATTGCCTATCTCGTGTACCTCATGCTGTACAACTACATTATTCTGGTGAAGATGGAACGCTGGCCTTCACTACAGGAGTGGATTGTCATCTCTTACATCATCACTTTGGGGCTAGAGAAAGTCAGACAG ATCCTGATGTCCGAACCAGAGAAGCTGAAGCAGAAGATCAACGTGTGGTTGGAGGAGTACTGGAACATCACCGACCTGGTGGCCATCTCGGTCTTCCTCATCGGCCTGCTGCTCCGGCTGCAGAGCGAGCCCTACATGGGCTACGGCCGGGTCATCTACTGCGTGGACATCATCTTCTGGTACATCCGGGTCCTCGACATCTTTGGGGTCAACAAGTACCTGGGGCCTTACGTCATGATGATCGGCAAGATG ATGATCGACATGCTGTACTTCGTGGTGATCatgctggtggtgctgatgaGCTTCGGCGTGGCGCGGCAGGCCATCCTCCACCCCGACGAGGAGCCCACCTGGAGGCTGGCCAGGAACGTCTTCTACATGCCCTACTGGATGATCTACGGGGAGGTGTTTGCGGACTCGATAGACC TGTACGCTATGGAAATCAACC CTCCATGTGGTGACAACCTGTACGACGAGGACGGAAAGAAGCTTCCTCCCTGTATACCTGGTGCCTCGCTCACCCCCGCCCTCATGGCCTGCTACCTCCTGGTGGCCAACATCCTGCTGGTCAACCTGCTCATCGCCGTCTTTAA CAACACCTTCTTCGAGGTGAAGTCCATCTCCAACCAGGTGTGGAAGTTCCAGCGGTACCAGTTGATCATGACCTTCCACGACCGGCCCATCCTGCCGCCCCCGCTCATCATCTTCCCTCACATCTACATCCTGCTGCAGCGGCTCTGCTGCCGCTGCAGCCGGCGCAAACAGGAAGGGGAGCAGGAAGAGCGGGAACGGGGTCTCC AACTTGTGCTCAACGTCGAAGAGTTGAAGAGCCTGTATGAGTTCGAGGAGCAGTGTGTGGAAGAGTACTTCCACGAGAAGGAGGACGAAAAGCAGTCGTCCAACAACGAGCGCATCAGGGTCACATCCGAGAG GGTGGAGAACATGTTCATGCGGCTGGAGGAGGTGAACGAGAGGGAGCACTCCATGAAGGCCTCCCTGCAAACGGTGGACCTACGGCTGGGCCAGCTGGAGGAGTTCTCCAGCCGCATGATGAACGCCCTGGAGAAGCTGGCGGGCATCGACCGGGCGGAGCTGACACGCACCCGATCCAGAGGCTCCTCCATCTGCGACCCCTCCACCCTGCTGCGTCAGGGCAGCATCGGCAGCGCCGACGGCTACAGCGTCTATCGCTTCCCCATGGAGACGGAGTCGACCGCGGACACGGCTAAAGACCGGACGGCCCAGCTCGGCCCTGAGAGGAAGGGGAGTTTCAAGGAGGTTCCGCCGGCGTCGATAGACGGAGGCGTCCCCGCTAAAGAGTACGGCACTACACTGGAGGTGATGCCCTTAAGGGATAGAAGGTGCTCTGTTTCAAACGTTGACATCACGATTACCTCTTGTGACCCGGAGCAGAAGCCTGCTGCAGATGAGCTGCTGCCAAAGGGAATCCCCAGCAAGGAGGCATTGACCAATTCAACAGATAAACCTGGTGTTGCTTTTGCAAAGGCAAAAGTGGATGCAACCCTTTCTTACCCCCTAGTGAAGTCAAAAGAAACGCATTATTTGCCATCGCAAACTCTTAGCAGCTCACCATCTTCCAGCCGGAAGACAATGAGTGGGATCGTGTACAACCACAtggacagaggagaagagaataaCTGGGCTAATTACTTTCCATCGGCTCCCGATGTGCCAGGTTTGGACACTACATCACCAAGCATGGCTCAATGGGGAGCCCACTTTGAGTACAAAGGTCAGCCCTCCTTTGGTTTCATGCCCACGGTTTCATTGGCAAGTCCTCCTGATGGTGAATCCAACTCAGAGACCAAGCAGGAAAATGACGGAAGTACATCAAAGCAAACCGCTGGGGAACAAGAAGCCATGGCGCAAGAGAACAATCAGAATAGTCGGGCAGGGATGGAGGATGATGATTCAGGGCATTTGCTCGTGGCTCATGATAGGATGTATCCAACGCTCAGGTCCAAGAGCCTGAATAGCAATCCTTGCAAAACTAAGAGTAAGAGTGGCCAGGAAAAGCCCCTTGCAGCGAGCAGTGTCAAAGACCTGGTGGCTGCTTTTGGAAGCCAAGAGCCACCCACATCACCCCATGGCAAATGA
- the gtf2a2 gene encoding transcription initiation factor IIA subunit 2 isoform X2: MAYQLYRNTTLGNSLQESLDELIQTQQITPQLALQVLLQFDKAINTALANRVRNRVNFRGSLNTYRFCDNVWTFVLNDVEFREVTDLVKVDKVKIVACDGKSGPEAS; the protein is encoded by the exons ATGGCGTATCAGCTCTACAGAAACACGACGCTGGGCAACAGTCTCCAGGAGAGCCTGGACGAGCTCATCCAG ACACAGCAAATAACCCCCCAACTAGCACTACAGGTGCTGCTCCAGTTCGATAAAGCCATCAATACAGCACTGGCCAACCGGGTACGGAACAGGGTCAACTTCCGG GGCTCACTAAACACCTACAGATTCTGCGACAACGTGTGGACATTTGTTTTGAACGACGTGGAGTTCAGGGAAGTCACTGACCTGGTCAAGGTGGATAAAGTCAAAATTGTCGCTTGCGATGGAAAGA GCGGCCCAGAAGCGAGCTAA